Sequence from the Pirellulales bacterium genome:
TTTCGACCTCGAACCCGGCGGTCATCGCGATCATCGCCCCGACTTCGCAGGTGACCGACTCCCCCGCGTCCAGCGTCAGCTGAGCGACCGATGCGGCGGGTCTGGCGAGAATCTCGTGCTTCATGATCCGCGAGTCTCTTGATGACGGATTCGACGAGGCAACCGCCAAGGAGCGAAGGGCGATCGGTTCGACGGCTTCCTGGATTGAACGCGAGGGGGCTACCACAAATGCGAGTTCGTCCAGGCCGCCAGGGCGCTGAAGTTACGGCTTTGCATGTAAATGCGTCCCGGGCCGCGGACGCGGGTGACGATCCCCTCGCCGCTGAAAAAGCTGGTGAGCAGACCGCCGGCCATGCCGACGCGGATCTGGATCGTCGGCTCGTATGCGACCAGATGACCCGAATCGACGATATACTCCTCGTCGACCTCGCGCGAGAAGATGCCGCCGTAGGCCCCGAACCACACCCGCCCCTGGCCGCTCACCTTGAGTCGGAACAGTCCCTCGCCGACGATGAAGCTGCGCCACCCGGCCCAGCCGAGCTCGAGCTTCACGTCGGGGTCGCTGGCCAGATAGGCGCCGGGCTGCAGGTACAGCGTCGTCCCGGCAAGGGCGAGGCACTCGATGTCGCCGGGAACCGCCTGCGTGAGGACGAGCTCCCCGGGACCGTTGGCGGTGAATTCGTTCACGAACAGCGACTCGCTGCCGAAGATCCGTTTTAGAACGGCCCGCAGCGGCCCGCCGCTCCAGCGGGTCGTCATGGCGACCGACCCGCTCATCATCGCCATGGCGCCCGCCTCGGCGACGATGCGGTCGCCGACGTCCAACTGCACAAGCACGTTGGCGAACGACGGACGATTGCGGATTTCGGTCTGCATCGACGAGGCGCCTCCCACGCTGCGACGATCACGGCTGGAAACCGACGAACCGCGACGGCATTTCACGGCCGGGCCAATATAAGCCGAACCGAACCGCGATGCCAATCTTCTTTGGCAAGCTTGCCGGGGTTTCTCCCCCGGGGGCGAGCTATTCGTACCCGTGTTCCGCGGCGGGGAACGCGCCGCTGCGGACTTCCTCGCAGTACCGCTGCACCGCGTCGATCGTCGCGGTCGAAAGGTCGGCGTACTGCTTGACGAACCGCGGAGAGGCTTCGCTCAACCCCAGCACGTCGTGCAACACCAGCACTTGGCCGTCGCAGTCGGGCCCCGCGCCGATGCCGATCGTGGGGATCTCGACCGCCTCGGTCGCCTTCATGGCGAGCGCCGCGGGGATGCACTCCAGCACCATGGCGAACGCTCCCGCTTCGGCCGCCGCCCGAGCGTCTTGCAGGATGCGACGTTCGTCCCGCTGGACCCGATACCCGCCGAGCTGATGCACGCTTTGCGGCCCCAGCCCGCAGTGGGCCATGACCGGGATCCCCGCCTTGACGAGCGCCGCGATTGTGTCGGCCTGCGACTCGCCCCCTTCGAGCTTGACCGCTTGGCAGCGGGACTCCTTCAGGATTCGCCCCGCCGCGTCGATCGCCTTGGCCGGACCCAGGTGGTAGGTGGGAAACGGCATGTCGACCACCACGAGCGCCCGATTCACCGCCCGGCCGACCAGCTCGGCGTGGTAGATCATCTCGTCGAGCGTCACAGGCAGCGTGTTCTCGCGCCCCTGGACGACCATCGCCAAGCTGTCTCCCACAAGCACCGCGTCGACCCCCGCCGCGTCGACGAGCCGACCGAACGCGTGATCGTAGGCCGTCGCCATCGCAATCTTCCGGCCCGAGTTCTTGAGCGCCGAG
This genomic interval carries:
- a CDS encoding TIGR00266 family protein, which encodes MQTEIRNRPSFANVLVQLDVGDRIVAEAGAMAMMSGSVAMTTRWSGGPLRAVLKRIFGSESLFVNEFTANGPGELVLTQAVPGDIECLALAGTTLYLQPGAYLASDPDVKLELGWAGWRSFIVGEGLFRLKVSGQGRVWFGAYGGIFSREVDEEYIVDSGHLVAYEPTIQIRVGMAGGLLTSFFSGEGIVTRVRGPGRIYMQSRNFSALAAWTNSHLW
- the panB gene encoding 3-methyl-2-oxobutanoate hydroxymethyltransferase, with translation MTVPKFSALKNSGRKIAMATAYDHAFGRLVDAAGVDAVLVGDSLAMVVQGRENTLPVTLDEMIYHAELVGRAVNRALVVVDMPFPTYHLGPAKAIDAAGRILKESRCQAVKLEGGESQADTIAALVKAGIPVMAHCGLGPQSVHQLGGYRVQRDERRILQDARAAAEAGAFAMVLECIPAALAMKATEAVEIPTIGIGAGPDCDGQVLVLHDVLGLSEASPRFVKQYADLSTATIDAVQRYCEEVRSGAFPAAEHGYE